The following nucleotide sequence is from Alkalihalobacillus sp. LMS39.
CTAACTACTGTTCCAATTTCTTCACCTAACACGGCCCGCTTAATATTTCCTTCTTCCATAATTGAGAATACAATGAGCGGTATATTATTGTCCATACATAACGAAGAAGCTGTTGTATCCATCACAGCAAGTCCTTCTTTTAAAACATCTAAATAGGTAATGGATTGATATTTTTTTGCATTTGCATCAACAGACGGGTCAGCGCTGTATACACCATCGACTTTATTTTTAGCCATTAAAATGACTTCCGCTTCTATTTCAGCAGCCCGAAGTGCAGCGGTTGTGTCTGTTGAAAAATATGGATTTCCAGTTCCTGCGGCAAAAATAACAACTCGTTTCTTTTCTAAATGACGAATGGCTCTTCTACGAATATAAGGCTCAGCTACTTGTCTCATTTCAATTGATGTTTGTACACGAGATTGTACATCCAAGTTTTCCAGGCTATCTTGAAGCGCAAGTGAGTTCATGACAGTGGCTAACATTCCCATATAATCGGCTGTTGCACGGTCCATCCCTTTTGCGCTACCAGCCATTCCACGCCAAATATTTCCACCGCCAACAACAACAGCTACTTCCACTTCTAATTCAACAATCTCTTTAATTTGTGATGCAATGGATTGAATGACGACCGGGTCAATTCCGTATCCTAACTCTCCTGCTAACGCTTCTCCACTTAGTTTTAAGACAACTCGATTATATTTCTTGCTCATCGCAACCTCCATTTACCATTCTATGATCCTGATATGTAAGCGAGTTATTTGTATAGTGCTTTTTTAAAAAGAGGGAACACGTTGTGCTCCCTTGTATCCATACACTCATTATTTCTTTACTTGAGACATTACTTCTTCAGCAAAGTTATCTTCACGTTTTTCCATTCCTTCGCCAACTTCATAACGAACAAATGATTTTACTTCTCCGCCTTTGTTTTTAACGTATTTTCCAACCTTTTGATCACCATCTTTAACAAATGGTTGGTCAACTAAACATACTTGTTCGAAAAATTTGCTTAAACGGCCTTCTACCATTTTTTCAACAATGTTTGCTGGTTTTCCTTCGTTTAATGCTTGTTGCTTTAATACTTCACGCTCACGGTCAACTTCGTCACCTGGAACACCATCACGATTGACATAAACAGGTTTGATCGCTGCAATGTGCATCGCTACATCTTTAGCAAGCTCTTCATCAGTATTTCCAGCAATGACTGTTAATACACCAATTCTTCCACCCATGTGGAGGTAAGAACCAAATGCATCGTTATCTGTTTTTTCAACAACTTCAAAACGACGTAATGAAATTTTTTCACCAATTTTTGCAATTTGGCCATTAACGTATTCCTCAACTGACGTTGAACCACCTTGGAAAGGTTGTGCTAAAGCATCTTCAACTGTTGCAGGGTTTTGTTCAAGAACATGTTTCGCTAAGTCAGCTACTAAGTTTTTAAAGTTTTCATTTTTAGCAACAAAATCTGTTTCTGAGTTCACTTCAACAATAACAGCTTTGTTTCCACTTTGTTCAACATAAGAAAGACCTTCTGCTGCAACACGGTCTGCTTTTTTCGCTGCACTTGCAATTCCTTTTTCACGTAAGAAATCAACTGCTTTTTCCATGTCACCATTTGTTTCTGTTAATGCTTTTTTGCAGTCCATCATCCCTGCACCTGTTTTTTCACGTAATTCTTTAACCATACTTGCTGTAACTGCCATTTTTATTTCCTCCTTTAGTTTATATGTATTATTTTCGTGTAAAAAAGAGTGATAAAAGGGCAACCCCCTTTACCACCCTTGTGTGAGCAAATGAAATTATACGTTTGCTTCTTCTTCTGGAGCTTCCTCAACTTGCTGCTCTTCAGCAGAAGTTGCTTCAATGATAGCATCTGCCATTTTTCCAGTAAGAAGCTTCACAGCACGGATTGCATCATCATTACCAGGAATTACATAATCAACTTCGTCTGGATCACAGTTTGTATCAACAATTGCAACGATTGGAATGTTCAATTTACGAGCTTCAGCAATCGCAATACGCTCTTTGCGTGGGTCAATAACAAATAATGCATCAGGAATTGATTTCATGTCTTTAATACCGCCTAAGAATTTCTCTAGACGATCCATTTCCTTTTTAAGAAGAATAACTTCTTTTTTAGGAAGGACATCAAATGTACCATCTTCTTGCATTTTTTCAAGTTGCTTTAATCGAGAAATTCGCTTTTGAATTGTCTCAAAGTTTGTTAATGTACCACCTAACCAACGTTGGTTAATGAAGTAACCACCACAACGAGCTGCTTCCTCTTTAACAGAGTCTTGCGCTTGCTTTTTCGTTCCTACAAAAAGAACTTTTCCGCCATCTTGCGCAATTTCTCTGACAAAATTGTAAGCTTCCTCAACTTTTTTGACTGTTTTTTGTAAGTCAATGATATAAATTCCGTTTCTTTCTGTGAAGATGTAGCGATCCATTTTTGGGTTCCAACGACGAGTTTGATGTCCGAAGTGTACCCCAGCTTCTAGTAATTGTTTCATGGAAATAACTGCCACATCCAACACCTCCTTTTGGTTTTTTTGTCCTCCGCTCTCCTCATCTTTAAGTAAAACTACATTGTAGCACCATTACTTAAATTAGAAAGCGTGTGTGATTTAACACCGTGAATTAATATACCATACTGAAAAAAGGATAGCAAGTAACAAACGACAATTATTGATTAAATTTTAACATTAACTCTACTTCTACTTTACCTAATTGTAGTTTTTTCGCTATTTCTTCCGCTTTCCAACCTTGCTTAGCAAGAGCAAGAACTTTTGCTGTATCCGACTGTTCATAGATTTCTTCTTGTTTCTCTTCCTCAATGACTGGTGGTGTATAACCTTCGTAGCGTGCTTTCGGCGTTGTCGGGACAACGCGAGTCGGAGTCTGTTCCTTATATATATTTTGATTATATGATGGCGTTACCATTTCAGCTTGTCGAGTCGACACCGCTCGTAATTGCTGAGCTAGTTTCTCATTTTCTTCCTTCATCTCTGTCGTATAAGCAATAAGTAGGTCTTCAATTTCTTGTTTTACTTTTTCACTGTCTATTGGCGATTCTTTTGCGTTTAGTTTCTGAATTAACGTAATGATCCATAGAATTGTAAATAAATGAACAATGAAACTTATCGTTAATAAATAGGCTGTCATGTCTTCCCTCCTTTACCCAGAAAAATCAATAAATTGTCCTTTAAAAGGATGAGAAGCCTTTGTTTTTTCAGTTTCTTTTTTCTTTTTGTTTTGCTTTTTCTTTCCATTACCATTAGAGCCTTCCCCGTTATTCGAAGCTTTCGCACTTTCATCTGACTGATTTACTTGTTGTCGTTTGTTATCGGCTTCTTTTTTCGTCTCTTGGCTAATGACATCTTGAGCAACTTGACCTCGCTGTTGTAATTGCTCTTGAATTTTCCCAGCATCTTGTGTTCTAGGAACTCCTATTTGTACTTCTACTGGCCTAATACTCATACGCTCACACCTCTATTTCGAGAATAAAGAGTCCAATAAGTGAACACTACAAAGGAAGAAGTTTAATTTCTCCATCGACCAATGCGAGTTTAACATATTGGTGAGGTGACTTTATTTTTCTGCGATATTTTCCGAACGTAACAGACACATTAGGAAATATCGTCTTTTTCACCGTAAGTGAACCAAACTCATTATCTTCTTTGTTCTCTATCATGTCTTCTAACTCTTCTTTTGCATCCTGTAATGTTTGCTCTGTTTGCACGATTGTATTCCGAACTCGCAACTTCATGATCCGCTCATTCGGAGCCAATACCATTCCTGCCTTTTCTTTCGCCGCAAACGCATCGAGGAGCTTTCCTAACTTTTCTAATTCATCAGACGCCTTTTTCACTGCCTCTTGCAATGTTTTCTCTTTTTCAAGGGTGGATTGGTCAACACCAATAAAAAGGGCTGTTTTTGAATGCATTGAATTGCCAATTTCTACAGCGTGAATACCTTTTCCTGCTGATAATTGTCCCCCGACAATACTTCCTTTTCCTTTTTCACAAAAAATCGTTCCCCCAACAGAACAGCGACTATGTAATATCGCTTGACCGACATGTAAATCCCCACCAACATTTACGTTTGCCTGATTAATAAATGTCGTATGTAAGTCTTGTTCTGCTCTTATATTGCCACTATCCTGCGCAACAATACCAGCTGTCACAAAAATGGAACCACCGGCTTCAAGAATGGCCCCTTCGACCGTCCCATAAATACGAATATCTCCTTTTGCACTGACGGTAAAACCAGTCGGAACATTTCCTCTGATGGTCACATTTCCAACAAAGGAGATATTTCCTGTTTTCATGTTAACGTCACCATTTACTTCGTAATTCGGGTAAACATGAATGAGCTTTTTTTCGACAGATACTTGTCCATCAACTAGTGAAAAAAGCTTGAGCCCATCCTCACTTATTCTCGTATTTTTCCCTGGTCTAATTTGAATATCTTTTCCTGGCTTTTGCTCTATTTTCTCTCCTAGCACATTCATTCCTGGCATTCCAGCGGTTGCTTCTATTTTCTCTCCTACTAAATCCCCTTCAGAAACAATGGGGATGTCAATCACTTGCTTTAAATCAACCGTTTGATTTCCAAGTACTTTTTGTCCCTGGTCTTTTTTAAACTGAACCGGTAGCAGATAGGCTTTTTCCCCGTTTATAGGGGGCTTTCCTTCTGCTACAACGATAGGTAAGTTATTCGTCTGTGGATCTTCAATATAAGATATAACATGGTGTTCCTGTACTCCATAAACTACGCCTTGCTCTTTCAGAAATTCAAGAAGCTGCTCTACTGTCGTCATGTTTTCTGTTTCGAGCTCTTCTTCTCTTCTTGGTTTTTCCACAAGTGTCGCGGTCATCCCGTCTTTTGATATTTGAATTTCATATCGTTCCGATACGTCTACCATTAGCCTCAAACCCTTTCTTGTCCATTCGGCTGCAATAGGTTCAAACAAAAACTATTGCGTGCCTTCTACTTCGATAATGCTTGTTGTAACCTGAACAAGGCTTTAGAGTGGATTTGGGATATTCTAGATGTAGACAACTCCATGACTTGTCCAATTTCTGTTAATGTTAATTCTTCAAAATAGAACAATGTAACGACAAGTTGTTCTTTTTCATTTAAGCATGAAATCACATCAGCAACTTCTTTCTTCATCGCTTCAAACATTATCGATTCTTCTGGTGTTTTTGTTTGAGTATCGACAATCGTTGCTGTATATGTTTCTTCACGCTCAGAATCATTTGTTTGCTCATCCATTGATAATAAATTTGCATGGAAACTCTCAGAGATGATTTGTACGACGTCATCTTCGGATAGTCCTAGTTCCCTTGCAACTTCAGATGCTTGAACGAAACGACCATGTTCTTGCTCTAATTTTTCAATTGTTGCATCGACTTTCTTTGCTTTTTCACGTAAGGACCTTGGTAACCAATCTTCTTTACGTAAACCATCAATGATAGCGCCACGAATTCGGAAAGAAGCATACGTATCAAATTTCAAATCTCTTTTCGTATCAAACTTCTCAAGGGCATCATAGAGCCCAAGCATTCCATGACTCATTAAATCTTCTCTATTAACATTTCGAGGTAATCCGACAGAAATCCTGCTTACATGATAAGTAACAAGAGGCATATAAATACGAATGAGGGAATCCGCTGCTTCCGGACAACGGTCTTCGATCCATTTATCCCAAATCTTTTCTTCCTCGGTGCGTGTCATTGTATTAGCCATCATTTTACCTCCTCATCCTCAAGTAAGTCTTTAATATATTGTGCAGTTGCTTCTTCATCTATTGGTGTATCCATTGAATTTTCTTGTTCTTTTTCTTCCACACTTCCAAAATCTATTGTTGCGCTCGTTTCTTCTAGTGCCGTTTGTTTATTCGTCAAAGTTACATACCCCCAAATAAATCGAAATAGGAACGTGATAAAAAAGAAACCAACTCCAGCCACCGTTGCCCGAATAACAGATGTTTGCATTAAATTTTGTGTGATAGAACTAGTAAAAACAATTATAAAAGCTATGAGAGCGATATAAACGTTTAAAACAATAGAGCCGTACATTATATTTCTTTTACTCCTAGATTTACTGTTCGGACCATTAGCTTTTTCGTTATCGGATTAAACTCAATTGTTCGACCACTGTTCCCTCCAACATCTTCCGCCAAGATGGCAATACTAAGCTGTTCGAGTTGTTTTTTTACCGCTTCTACATTCCGTGGACCTATTCGCATCAAATCTGAAGTTGAAGAAAACTGAAACATTTGCGCTCCACCGGCTATTTTCGACTTTAACAACCTTTTATTTACCCCTTCTCTTTCAAGTCTTGATACAAGTTCAACAATCGCTGTATCTGCATACTTTGCAATATTAACCGTCCCCGCTTTTCCTTGGGTCGAATCCGGCAGCATGATATGAGCCATTCCAGACACATTCGTATAATCATCATAAATGATGACTCCTACACACGATCCTAAACCAGCTGTTCGGATTGTATTCGGAGGTTTAACGATATTCAAATCGGCCATTCCGACTTTAATTATGTTCGTCATCGACATCGACACCCAATGCATTGAAAATTTTCGAAAATGAATCCGGGTCAGGAAGTAAGAAAAAATGGCCATTAGAGTGTTCCGACTTCCTATTTAATTCTGTTATTTCTGTATCAATTACAATGGCATAATCACCAATTTGAGAAAGTTCAATAAGTCCGTAACTTAAGATGGCTCCCGCCATATCAATACTTAATGCTGGCACTGACGGCTGCAAATTTAATTTCGTAAAATCGGAAAGTGCTGATAAATACGATCCTGCCAATATATTTCCAACTTCTTGGAAAGCAGACAATCCGATTTCTTCATACGGTGGGCTTGATAATTGAAATGTATCATCACCTACTAATCTATGAATCAATTGTTCTGCTTCATCAATCGGAACTAAAAAGAACATATTGCCTGGCGCATCACCTTCCAACCGTAAAAAAATCGCAGCTACAACCGTATCGGTTCCTCCAACTAATTCTGTTATTTCTTGAAATGATACAATCCGGACAGAAGGCACTTTCATTTCTATAAATTTATTAAGTAATTTTGATAATGCGGTTGCCGCATTTCCCGCACCAATATTACCTACCTCTTTAAGTACATCTAAATGATAGGGCGTAATTTTTTCGATAAAACTCATTGTTCTCCCCTCACCTTACATTCATAATTTTATCTTATGCAAATGCATTAATTTTCGCTGCGATATCGCCTAAATCAACGACTTCGTCGACATTTTTTGAAAGAATAGCTGCTTTTGGCATTCCAAATACAATCGATGTTTCTTCTGACTCTGCCACTGCATAACAGTTGCCGGCCTTTTTTAACTCATGCAACCCTTCTGTGCCATCTGAGCCCATTCCCGTCATGATGACTGCCATTTTCGTAAGATGAGGGATTGTTGCTACTGATTCATACATAACATCAACAGATGGACGATGCCCACGCCGAACTTCGGATTCATCAAGAACGATAGAAATGGTTGAACCTTTTTTCTCAAGCTTCATGTGTTTCCCCCCAGGAGCTATATAAGCTGTTCCATTTTGCAGTGTATCTTGATGCTCTGCTTCTTTTACTGTAATACTTGATAATGAATTTAATCGAGTCGCTAATGACTTTGTAAATCCAGCTGGCATATGTTGCACAATTAAAATCGGGGCAGCGATATTCGCTTTAATTTGTTTTAACACTTGTTGCAATGCTTTTGGTCCACCTGTTGATGTACCGATTGCAATGATTTTTTGTAATCCTGATTGGAATGTTTCGAGTTGATGTTTCACCGGAGCTATCACTTCGGTTTTCGGTCGATTCTTTACACTATTTGTTTTCGTCAATCGTTTCATATCAATTGTAGAGGCAAGGACGACTTTTTCAATCAACACATTTTTTATTTTGTGTAAATCTAATGAGATTGATCCTGATGTTTTCGTAATAAAATCTACCGCTCCTAAATCCATTGCAAGTAACGTGTTTTCAGCTCCCGCTTTCGTTGTACTACTGACCATAACAACAGGTAGCGGATTTTTCCCCATAATTTCCTTTAACGTTGCTAACCCATCCATAACAGGCATTTCGACATCGAGAGTAATGACATCTGGTTGATGTTCCGCTATTTTCTTTAAAGCGTCCGCTCCATTACGGGCGGTCGCTACAACTGTAATTCTTGAATCCTCTTCTAACAAATCTGAGATCAGCTTTCTCATAAATGCAGAATCATCTACAACAAGTACTTTTATTGCTTTTGTCACATGCATCCCCTAACTTTCTGTAGTCCGTATTCGTTCTGTTTATGTTATAAAGTATAGGAAAGACTTTCTAATTACCCTTTTGCAAGAAGACCTTTTAATTTAGAAATAAATGACGGAAACAATACCGCTTCTTTTTTTGTCCGTTTACCGATATAGGAAGCAACGATATTTGTAATGGCTTGGCTTGGTTTTGAGCGTGGGTCAAACAACAAAAATGGTTGCTGGTGTTTGACAGCTTTCACCACAACTTTATCATTTGGAATCGTACCAAGAACGGAAATATCTTTTTGCAAAAACTGTTTTGCCACTCGTTTTAAATTCTCAGCGGTACTTTCCCCTTCGCTATTTGTTTCGGCTCGATTGACAAGGAGCGAACAAGGCATAGATTCATCTTGCAGATGCATAAACTTAAGCATGGCATACGCATCAGTAATCGATGTTGGTTCTGGTGTTGTCACTATAATGGCTTCATTTGCCGCTAAAATGTATTGAATGCTATCTTCTGATACACCAGCACCCATATCAAAAAGGATATAGTCGTATTTTTTATAAAGCCCTTCAAGTTGTGAAATAAATCGTTCATACTTTTCCGGTGTTAGTTTAAATAATTTTGTAAAACCTGATCCTCCAGATACAAACGAAATGTTTTCTGGACCTGTTTCGATAATGTCCCAAATAGTCAATTCATTTTCAATCATATCGACGATGTTATAACGAGAAGAAACACCCATTAAAATATCGACATTAGCCATCCCAATATCTAAGTCAAACAACACTACTTTTTTTCCTGCTTTCGCTAATGCAATGGAGAAATTTAATGAAAAGTTTGATTTTCCTACTCCACCTTTGCCACTTACAATGGAAATTACTTTTGTGTCTTCTATGTCAGTGCTATCCATTAGTTTTCTTAAGCTTTGTGCTTGATCAGTCATGTTCATTTCCCTCTAGTATGGCATTTATAATTGTGTCTGAATCAGCTTCCACAATGTCATCAGGTACATTTTGACCTGTCGTTATATAAGCAACACCGACATGATAATCGTGCATCATATTCAACATTGCTCCATAATAAGACGTCTCATCTTTCTTTGTAAAAATCAATTTTTGAATAGAAATTAATGAGAATTGCTCGAAAATTGATTTCATATCCTTATATTTCGAGGTGAGTGCTAGTACTAAATATGTCTCCATCTCATCATTAAAATCAATAATTTTACGAATTTCTTCGACATATAAGGAATTTCTAAAATTGCGACCCGCACTATCAACCAACACTAAATCGTAGGATGAAAATTGTTCTTTTGCTTTTCGAAAATCCTCAATGGAATAAGCTACTTCAAAAGGAATATTTAATATTTTCGAGTAGGTTTTCAATTGCTCTACCGCTGCAATACGATACGTATCGGTCGTAATCAAAGCTACTTTCTTATGCTTCTTTAAGACGCTATGTGCCGCTATTTTAGCTATCGTTGTTGTTTTTCCTACTCCTGTTGGTCCTACAATATTAATATATTTTTTACTGAAATCGATACCACCCATATCAACATCGGCTACCATCGCTTCAAGATAAGCTTTTACCTCTTTTGCAATATCCATCTGTTCTGATTCTTCTTTTTCTGTTGAATACCACTTTTTTAGTAAATGTTTCATTAGTTCTAATCGAATCGACTTATTCACTTCTTGTTCAAGTAATTGGTCTTCAATTTGTTGAAACGGTTCTGGATACTCTTTTTCTGATGGCTGCTGTTGATTGCTTATTGTATGAACCATCGTTTTTAATTGTTGTATTTCTTTCATGAGCTGTTCCTGGTCTTGACTTGGCTTTAGTTTTTCAATTCTTTCTTTTGAAAACACCGGTTCGATTTCTTGTTTCACCATTTTTGGTTGGACCGGTTTAGGAGTTGGGCGTTTGACTTGCGGCATCTGATCGATAGCCGCAATCACCTCAATGCTTTTTTTTGTAAAAAAGCCAAACAATCCCCCTGTTTCCACTTCTTTCGAATTTAAAATAACCGCATCATGCCCTAATTCAGCTCGGATTTGTTTCATTGCTTCTGGCATAGAAGCTGCTGTAAATTTCTTTACCTTCATTCCACATTCACCACCCCTACACTTTGAACCTCAATCGATGGGTCCAGTTCGTTATATGAAAGAATTGGAACTGTAGGCAATACTCTTTCCGTCAATTGTCTCACATACATTCGAACTGCTGGTGAGCATAACAGAATTGGGATTTGTCCCATTTGCGATAAACGTTCCATTTCATTTGATATTGATTGAAGGATAAGCTGAGAATCGTTTGGATCCATTGATAAGTAATTCCCATGCTCTGTTTGTTGAACCGCATCGGCAATTCGCTTTTCAGCCACTCCACTTAATGTCACAACATATAACGGTTCACTTGGTGACGCATATTGCTTTGAAATTTGTCTTGCTAATGCTTGTCTCACATATTCTGTGACAAGGTCCATGTCTTTTGTCATTTGACCATAATCAGCTAACGTTTCAAAAATAACTGGCAAATTACGAATCGACACATTTTCTTTTAATAAATTTGCAAGGACTTTTTGAATTTCTCCAATGGACAGTGGATTTGGTGTAACATCTTCCACTAATGTAGGATACGATTCTTTTAAATGGTCAACGAGCTGTTTCGTTTCTTGTCGACCTAATAATTCAAAGGCGTGCTTTTTAATTGTTTCTGTTAGATGGGTTGATACAACAGATGGCGGGTCAACAACGGTATAGCCAGATAACTCCGCTTGTTCTTTCATATCTTCCCCAATCCATATGGCTGGTAATCCAAAAGCCGGCTCATACGTATCAATACCAACGATCGATTCATCATCAATTCCTGGACTCATCGCCATATAATGGTCGAGTAACAACTCTCCTTTTGCGATTTCATTTCCTTTAATTTTTATCGTGTATTCATTCGGCTGTAATTGAATATTGTCTCGAATCCGAATAACAGGAACAACCATTCCTAGTTCAAGTGCAAGCTGTCGGCGAATCATAACAACACGGTCTAATAAGTCTCCACCTTGATTTGCATCTGCTAGCGGAATTAATCCATACCCAAACTCAAACTCAATCGGGTCGATTTGCAGTAAATTAATGACACTTTCCGGAGACCTTAATTCGTCCTTATCATCAGATTCTTCTGTTGCCGTATCTTCGGTTATCAGTTGTTTTTTCTCTGTTCGTCCCATACTCCAGGCCGCATATAAAATCAATAATGCGATTGGAAATGTAACAAGAGGAGTAATCGGCGTAGCCACTCCTAGGAAGACGATTGTTCCACCAGCTACATATAACATTTTAGGATACGCTAATAATTGTTTTGTAATATCATGCCCAAGATTTCCTTCAGATGCTGCACGTGTTACGATAATCCCTGTGGCAGTTGAGATTAATAGAGCTGGAATTTGACTGACAAGTCCATCCCCTACTGTTAGAAGTGTATAGGTCGTTGCTGCATCACCCATAGACATGCCTTGTTGCATCATTCCGATAATTAAACCAAACAAAAGGTTAATCATAACAATAACAATACCGGCAATGGCATCTCCTTTTACGAATTTACTCGCACCATCCATCGCTCCGTAAAAGTCTGCTTCTTTTTCAATTTTTTCACGGCGTTCCTTTGCTTCGATATCCGAAATCATCCCAGCATTTAAATCGGCATCGATACTCATTTGTTTACCAGGCATTGCATCTAATGTAAAACGCGCTCCTACTTCGGATACACGTTCTGATCCTTTTGTAATAACAATAAATTGAATAATAATTAGAATTAAGAAAACAACAAATCCGACGAGTGCATTCCCTCCAACAACGAAGGAACCAAATGTATCAATAACATTTCCCGCTTCCGCATTTCCTAAAATCGAACGTGTCGTTGAAACATTCAGTCCAAGTCGAAATAATGTAACAAGTAATAACAATGTTGGGAAGATCGAGAACTGTAACGGTTCCCTCGTATTCATCGCAACAAGGATAATCAATAAAGCTAACGAGATATTAATGATTATCAAAAAGTCGAGCATTAACGGTGGAAGTGGAATTATCAACATTATGATGATAAGTATAACTCCTAATAAAACCGACAAATCTCTAATAGGCACTAGAACCTCTCTCCTCTTCTAACCAGCTTTTTCCATTAAACTTCTTTGTTTTTTAGTCGATACACATAAGCGAGGACCTCTGCAACAGCTTTAAACAAATCCTCTGGTACGACTGAGCCTATCTCCGCTTGAGAATAAAGAGCTCTAGCTAATGGGCGGTTTTCTACTGTAACAACTTGATTTTCTTTTGCAATTGTCTTTATTTTTAAAGCTACATAGTCTACACCTTTGGCAACAACAACAGGAGCGTCCATTTTTTCTCCATCATAACGAAGGGCGACAGCAAAGTGAGTAGGGTTTGTAATGACAACATCTGCATTAGGAACTTCTTGCATCATCCTTGACATCGCCATTTCCATTTGCTTTTGTCTTCGTTTCGATTTAATCCGTGGATCTCCGTCCATGTTTTTTCGTTCATCTTTTACATCTTGCTTTGACATACGAATTTGTTTTTCATGGTCATAACGTTGATATAAATAATCTGGAATCGCTAAAATCAATAATAGAATGGCGACGGCAACTCCCATTGTCGCTGCAAGCTGGGCAATCACAGAAAACGCATCACCCACTGATTTTTGCGATAATATCATGACTTTATCTAAATTAATCCACAAAATTGTAAATACAACTGTTCCAACAAGTGAGATTTTCAACATGGATTTCAAAAACTCAACTAATGCTCGCGCTGAAAAAATCCGCTTTGCACCTTGGATTGGATTAAGTTTTGATAATTTCATTTTGATTGCTTCAGGAGCAAATAATACACCGACTTGAATATAACTACTAATCACACCACCTAACATAGCGATGACCAAAAT
It contains:
- the pyrH gene encoding UMP kinase, with the translated sequence MSKKYNRVVLKLSGEALAGELGYGIDPVVIQSIASQIKEIVELEVEVAVVVGGGNIWRGMAGSAKGMDRATADYMGMLATVMNSLALQDSLENLDVQSRVQTSIEMRQVAEPYIRRRAIRHLEKKRVVIFAAGTGNPYFSTDTTAALRAAEIEAEVILMAKNKVDGVYSADPSVDANAKKYQSITYLDVLKEGLAVMDTTASSLCMDNNIPLIVFSIMEEGNIKRAVLGEEIGTVVRGKS
- the tsf gene encoding translation elongation factor Ts, which produces MAVTASMVKELREKTGAGMMDCKKALTETNGDMEKAVDFLREKGIASAAKKADRVAAEGLSYVEQSGNKAVIVEVNSETDFVAKNENFKNLVADLAKHVLEQNPATVEDALAQPFQGGSTSVEEYVNGQIAKIGEKISLRRFEVVEKTDNDAFGSYLHMGGRIGVLTVIAGNTDEELAKDVAMHIAAIKPVYVNRDGVPGDEVDREREVLKQQALNEGKPANIVEKMVEGRLSKFFEQVCLVDQPFVKDGDQKVGKYVKNKGGEVKSFVRYEVGEGMEKREDNFAEEVMSQVKK
- the rpsB gene encoding 30S ribosomal protein S2, translating into MAVISMKQLLEAGVHFGHQTRRWNPKMDRYIFTERNGIYIIDLQKTVKKVEEAYNFVREIAQDGGKVLFVGTKKQAQDSVKEEAARCGGYFINQRWLGGTLTNFETIQKRISRLKQLEKMQEDGTFDVLPKKEVILLKKEMDRLEKFLGGIKDMKSIPDALFVIDPRKERIAIAEARKLNIPIVAIVDTNCDPDEVDYVIPGNDDAIRAVKLLTGKMADAIIEATSAEEQQVEEAPEEEANV
- a CDS encoding coupling factor for flagellin transcription and translation, with translation MTAYLLTISFIVHLFTILWIITLIQKLNAKESPIDSEKVKQEIEDLLIAYTTEMKEENEKLAQQLRAVSTRQAEMVTPSYNQNIYKEQTPTRVVPTTPKARYEGYTPPVIEEEKQEEIYEQSDTAKVLALAKQGWKAEEIAKKLQLGKVEVELMLKFNQ
- a CDS encoding FapA family protein, producing MVDVSERYEIQISKDGMTATLVEKPRREEELETENMTTVEQLLEFLKEQGVVYGVQEHHVISYIEDPQTNNLPIVVAEGKPPINGEKAYLLPVQFKKDQGQKVLGNQTVDLKQVIDIPIVSEGDLVGEKIEATAGMPGMNVLGEKIEQKPGKDIQIRPGKNTRISEDGLKLFSLVDGQVSVEKKLIHVYPNYEVNGDVNMKTGNISFVGNVTIRGNVPTGFTVSAKGDIRIYGTVEGAILEAGGSIFVTAGIVAQDSGNIRAEQDLHTTFINQANVNVGGDLHVGQAILHSRCSVGGTIFCEKGKGSIVGGQLSAGKGIHAVEIGNSMHSKTALFIGVDQSTLEKEKTLQEAVKKASDELEKLGKLLDAFAAKEKAGMVLAPNERIMKLRVRNTIVQTEQTLQDAKEELEDMIENKEDNEFGSLTVKKTIFPNVSVTFGKYRRKIKSPHQYVKLALVDGEIKLLPL
- a CDS encoding FliA/WhiG family RNA polymerase sigma factor; this encodes MANTMTRTEEEKIWDKWIEDRCPEAADSLIRIYMPLVTYHVSRISVGLPRNVNREDLMSHGMLGLYDALEKFDTKRDLKFDTYASFRIRGAIIDGLRKEDWLPRSLREKAKKVDATIEKLEQEHGRFVQASEVARELGLSEDDVVQIISESFHANLLSMDEQTNDSEREETYTATIVDTQTKTPEESIMFEAMKKEVADVISCLNEKEQLVVTLFYFEELTLTEIGQVMELSTSRISQIHSKALFRLQQALSK
- a CDS encoding chemotaxis protein CheD, encoding MTNIIKVGMADLNIVKPPNTIRTAGLGSCVGVIIYDDYTNVSGMAHIMLPDSTQGKAGTVNIAKYADTAIVELVSRLEREGVNKRLLKSKIAGGAQMFQFSSTSDLMRIGPRNVEAVKKQLEQLSIAILAEDVGGNSGRTIEFNPITKKLMVRTVNLGVKEI
- a CDS encoding chemotaxis protein CheC, with protein sequence MSFIEKITPYHLDVLKEVGNIGAGNAATALSKLLNKFIEMKVPSVRIVSFQEITELVGGTDTVVAAIFLRLEGDAPGNMFFLVPIDEAEQLIHRLVGDDTFQLSSPPYEEIGLSAFQEVGNILAGSYLSALSDFTKLNLQPSVPALSIDMAGAILSYGLIELSQIGDYAIVIDTEITELNRKSEHSNGHFFLLPDPDSFSKIFNALGVDVDDEHN